In Trichocoleus desertorum NBK24, the following are encoded in one genomic region:
- a CDS encoding hemerythrin domain-containing protein — protein sequence MVTTLDDTKRMMIGTKLADIKAVQELLIANEQRFISEINDQDIRHRFQEMLKDDQKNMGVLETVIVQYGIKAEPKQTIREFVDKLQQLMGGSELSIFEKVFQHELLKHQQVMSGLIVHKAAQKVGADVEMAITPLNTINFENRAHQEQLKGVLEVLGVRELTGQEADQGLWARVQDAVAALSGVAGSVVTQNSSKDDMNIQDIIRLDHNKTNTLFTEILGSNDPQKIQEYFGQLYKDLSVHAEAEERVVYPAVRPFYGQNDTQELYDEQAEMKRMLDQIKALSPASSEFKDKVRQLMEAVGDHIRQEESTMFAAIRNNLSSDQSEQLATQFKSAKSQLQDQMSASMK from the coding sequence ATGGTAACAACGCTTGATGATACAAAGCGGATGATGATTGGTACCAAGCTAGCTGATATTAAAGCTGTTCAAGAGCTGCTCATCGCTAATGAGCAAAGATTCATCAGCGAAATCAATGATCAAGATATTCGCCATCGTTTCCAAGAAATGCTCAAGGATGACCAGAAGAACATGGGCGTTCTGGAAACCGTGATTGTGCAATACGGGATCAAAGCTGAGCCTAAGCAAACCATCCGTGAGTTTGTGGACAAGCTCCAGCAGTTAATGGGTGGTTCTGAGCTGAGCATTTTTGAGAAAGTGTTCCAGCACGAACTTCTCAAGCACCAGCAAGTCATGAGCGGCCTGATTGTCCACAAAGCAGCCCAGAAAGTGGGTGCTGACGTGGAAATGGCAATTACTCCCCTCAACACCATCAACTTCGAAAACCGGGCTCACCAAGAGCAACTTAAAGGCGTGCTAGAAGTGCTGGGTGTACGCGAACTCACCGGACAAGAAGCCGACCAAGGTCTGTGGGCACGGGTACAAGACGCAGTTGCAGCCCTCTCTGGTGTAGCTGGCAGCGTCGTCACCCAAAACTCCAGCAAGGATGACATGAACATCCAGGACATTATCCGCCTGGATCATAACAAGACCAATACTCTGTTTACCGAAATCTTGGGTTCTAACGATCCTCAGAAGATCCAAGAGTACTTCGGTCAACTCTACAAAGACTTGAGCGTTCATGCTGAAGCAGAAGAGCGCGTGGTTTATCCTGCGGTTCGTCCCTTCTACGGTCAAAATGACACTCAGGAATTGTATGACGAGCAAGCTGAGATGAAGCGCATGCTTGATCAAATCAAGGCGCTCAGCCCTGCTTCTTCTGAGTTCAAAGATAAAGTGCGTCAACTGATGGAAGCTGTGGGCGACCACATCCGTCAAGAAGAGAGCACCATGTTTGCAGCCATTCGCAATAACCTTAGCAGCGATCAGTCTGAGCAATTGGCAACTCAATTCAAGTCTGCTAAGAGCCAACTGCAAGACCAAATGTCTGCTTCTATGAAGTAG
- a CDS encoding hemerythrin domain-containing protein gives MGIFSILQVATPKELQTMAKGKNQDILELIATDHREVEQLFSKIESAANLGQLYQLFNQLYKELNLHSRAEELVFYPGLREYEDTDEMIEEAESEHGEAAALLEEIKALSPDLPEFKAKIAELKKAVLHHVQEEESEIFEAARDCMDEQQLKQLGQEFQQAKTKLEDEVVEAASL, from the coding sequence GTGGGAATTTTCTCAATTTTGCAAGTCGCAACACCCAAGGAGTTGCAAACGATGGCCAAGGGCAAGAACCAAGACATTTTGGAATTGATCGCAACGGATCACCGCGAAGTTGAGCAGCTCTTTTCTAAAATCGAGAGTGCAGCTAATTTAGGGCAGTTGTACCAACTCTTTAACCAACTCTATAAAGAACTCAATCTACATTCTCGCGCTGAGGAACTCGTCTTCTATCCGGGGCTAAGAGAATATGAAGATACGGACGAAATGATTGAGGAAGCGGAATCGGAGCATGGAGAGGCGGCTGCACTTCTAGAAGAAATTAAAGCCCTCAGCCCTGACCTACCTGAATTTAAGGCGAAAATTGCGGAATTGAAGAAAGCGGTTCTGCATCATGTGCAGGAAGAAGAGTCTGAAATATTTGAGGCGGCGCGAGACTGCATGGATGAGCAGCAGCTCAAGCAACTCGGTCAAGAATTTCAGCAAGCTAAAACTAAATTAGAAGATGAGGTTGTGGAAGCGGCATCCCTCTAG
- a CDS encoding Crp/Fnr family transcriptional regulator: MDLTSNRLLRGQQIKNRLLARLASEELEFLRPHLEEVELTHGQPLILPYEPIPDVYFPTTALASLVTVLEDGASIESGSVGCEGVVGLPVFLDAGITPMQNMVQIPGQGIRVRSDIAKAAFDRRGDFYDLIHRYTHTVLVVASQSAACNRHHAIKTRLCRWLLMSSDGVGSDELALTQEFLATMLGVRRSGVTEAALQLQQEQLITYSRGKIRILDRERLEASACECYKAVKKEFSRLLSLKSDYLP, translated from the coding sequence ATGGACTTAACATCAAATCGACTATTAAGAGGACAGCAAATCAAAAATCGCTTGTTGGCTAGATTAGCCAGTGAAGAGCTGGAATTTCTGCGTCCTCATCTAGAAGAGGTGGAGCTGACTCATGGTCAACCGCTGATCTTGCCCTACGAGCCGATTCCCGACGTCTACTTTCCAACTACGGCACTCGCTTCTTTGGTGACAGTGTTGGAGGATGGAGCAAGTATAGAGTCTGGTTCGGTTGGCTGTGAAGGCGTTGTGGGTTTACCTGTCTTCTTGGATGCGGGTATCACTCCGATGCAGAACATGGTCCAGATTCCTGGGCAGGGCATACGAGTTAGGTCAGACATTGCCAAAGCGGCCTTCGATCGCCGAGGAGACTTCTATGACCTGATTCACCGTTATACCCACACCGTCCTGGTTGTTGCTTCCCAATCAGCCGCTTGTAACCGCCATCACGCCATAAAAACGCGGCTCTGTCGCTGGCTACTGATGAGTAGTGATGGGGTGGGTTCAGACGAGTTGGCTTTAACTCAGGAGTTCTTGGCAACGATGTTAGGAGTGAGGCGCTCCGGAGTGACAGAAGCAGCTCTACAGCTCCAGCAAGAGCAGTTGATTACCTACAGTCGCGGCAAGATTCGGATTCTAGACCGCGAACGGCTAGAAGCATCAGCCTGCGAGTGTTACAAGGCAGTCAAAAAGGAATTTAGTCGCCTATTGAGCCTAAAAAGTGATTACCTTCCTTAG
- a CDS encoding VOC family protein, with product MRCQTAWVTIAATNFDRLLEFYCQLLQQRPYLHLPNSYAEFQLPGLRLGIFQPKTSHQPEFQSPEHSGMSLCLEVEDLEAAISHLEAIAAPPPGEIIVTTHGREIYAYDPEGNRLILHQNSCIEPRSF from the coding sequence ATGCGTTGTCAAACTGCTTGGGTTACGATCGCTGCGACTAATTTCGATCGCTTGCTGGAGTTCTATTGCCAACTCTTACAGCAACGCCCTTACCTGCACCTGCCTAATAGCTACGCCGAGTTTCAGCTTCCTGGCTTAAGACTAGGAATTTTTCAGCCGAAAACTAGCCATCAGCCAGAGTTTCAATCTCCAGAGCATAGTGGTATGAGCCTGTGTCTGGAAGTGGAAGATTTAGAAGCAGCGATTTCTCATCTAGAAGCGATCGCCGCTCCTCCGCCAGGTGAAATCATTGTGACTACTCATGGTCGTGAAATCTATGCCTACGATCCAGAAGGTAATCGGTTGATTCTGCACCAAAATTCCTGCATAGAACCGAGGTCATTTTAG